The sequence GAGCAGCAGTAGGATTAGGAAATATTTGGATGTTCTCTTGGAAATTAGGAACTTTTGGTGGAGGAGCATTCCTTATCCCTTACTTTATATTTATGGCATTCTTTGCTTACATCGGGCTTATATCTGAAATATCTTTCGGAAGAATGATTAAAAAAGGTGTTATGGGAGTTTCTGAACTTATGAAAGAAAAAAATATCCCATTAGCAAATTATCTTCCTTTGATATCAATAGTATCAGTATCAGGAATTTTCACATTCTATATAATTGTTTTCGGATGGATAATAAAATACTTCTTTGCTTATGTAACAATTGATATGAATGCTGTTAATTATCCAGAATATTTTGGTGCATTTGTTGGAACTTCAAGCTCTATCGGTTGGCATATACTAGCAGGTTTAATAAGTATCGGTGTTATTTCTTTAGGTGTTGTAAAAGGTATTGAAAAATTAAATAAATTTATAATGCCACTTATGTTTATTATTTTCATCGGACTTATGATAAAATCTTTAACACTACCTGGTGCAATGGAAGGAATAAAATATCTTTTAACTCCAAAATGGGAAGCTCTTGCTAATCCTCAAACTTGGATAATGGCTTTAGGTCAATCATTCTTCACAGTAGGACTTAGTGGTTCAGCTCTTTTAGTTTATGGAAGTTATCTTGGTGATGATATTGATATTCCAAATAGTGTTTTCCATACTTGTATATTAGATACTTGTGCAGCTCTTCTTGCAGGATTTGTAATTATACCAGCTGCATTTGCTTTTGGACATAACCCAGGAGCAGGACCAGGACTTTTATTTATAACTGTACCTGCAATTTTCTCTCAAATATCTGGTGGAAAAATCTTAGCTGGAATATTCTTCTTAAGTGTTATTTTTGCAGCTGTATCTTCAGCTATCAACCAATTAGAAGTACCTGTTGAAGCTTTTATGTTTAAATTTAATGTTTCAAGAAAAAAAGCTAGTATTATTATTGGTAGTATTTTAGTTTTAATCGGTATTCCATTAGATCTTAATATGGATCTTTTTGGAAAATTTGCTGATTTAATGTCAGTTATATTAATCCCACTTGGAGCTTTAATAATTTTAGCTTTCTTCTTCTTTGCAATTGATAATAAAAAAATAATTGCTGAAATTGATAAGGGAGCTTCTAAAAAAAGAGGAAAATATATAATTGGTTTTGGTAAATATTTATTTGTACCAGGAACAGCTGCTGTATTAATTTTAGGATTAATATTTGGAAGTATTGGATAAGTTGTCTTATATCATTAAAAATTACTCCATATTACAGAAAACTAATTTAGCTAAGTTCGTTTCACTAAAAACGACAAACTCACTTCGTTCAAACAGTGTCGTTTTTTAGCGTTCAACATCTCTTGCTAAATTTTGGTTTTCTTCCATAAATTACGTAATTTTTAATATATAAACTACGAGTAATTGTATTTTATTTTTTCACTTATTAAGTTAAAATTTAATCAAATTAATAATAATTATTAGATAAACTCCTTTTGCATTTTTATAATAGGAGTTTATTTTTTTATTTTTAATATTCCTTTAAGGTTTAAAATGTGATAGAATATAATGTAAAAAATATAATTTAGGAGGAATTAAAAATTATGAATATAGTTTTATTTGAACCTGAAATTCCATACAATACTGGAAATATAGGTCGTTCTTGTGTTTTAACAAACTCTACTCTTCATCTTATAAAACCACTTGGTTTTTCTCTTGATGAAAAAAATGTTAGAAGAGCTGGACTTGATTATTGGCATTTGGTAAAAATAAAAGAGTGGGACAGCTACGAAGATTTCTTAAAAGGAAACCCTGATGGAAATTTCTACTATGCAACTACAAAATGTAAAAATAGATATACTGATGTTAAATACAAAGAAAATGATTTTATAATCTTTGGACCTGAATCAAGAGGTTTACCAAAAGAAATCTTAGAAGCAAACCCTGATAAATGTATCACTATCCCTATGATAGAAATGGGACGTTCTCTAAATCTTTCTAACTCAGCTGCTATTATTTTATATGAGGCTTTAAGACAAACTGATTTTAACTTTGGAGAATAATATGATTGGTGTTATTGTAGCACTTGACAAAAACTATTTAATAGGAAAAAATAACCAGATTCCTTGGAATGTTCCAGAGGATCTAACTCTTTTTAAAGAAAAAACCACTGGAAATTTTATAATTATGGGAAGAAAAACCTTTGAAAGTATCGGTCGTCCATTACCTAACAGAGTAAATATTGTTATTAGTAACACTATGGAAAATGATTTTGATTTCCACGAGTTGACTTTTGAAGAACTTTTAAATAAAACAGTTATTTTTCACTCTATTGAAGAGGGGATTTCTTTTTGTAAAAATTTTTCTGAAAAAGATATATTTATAATTGGTGGAGCTAAAATTTATCAAGAAGTTATCTCAAAAAATATTTTTGATAAACTTTGTATCTCTCATATAGAGGGAAATTTTAAAGGGGATATTTACTTCCCAAAAATAAATTTTGAAGATTATAAAAATATTTTTGAAAAAGAATACAAAGATTTCATTTACAGAGAATACACAAAATAAAATAGACTGTTGCATTTTTAATTACTTTTTAGTAACTTTATGCAACAGTCATTTTTTTATTTTACTATTTAAGATAATAATCTAAGTTTGGAGCCACATTTATACCAGTCGAAATAGATTTTGATTTTGTTTTAGTTCTAGTTTCTGTTTTTGTCATACTTTGTCCCATATTAAAATGAGAATTACCATCAGAAAAACTTTGGCTTTTCATTGTTGTAGTTGATAAAGTATTTGCACTGATACTTTGTTTTGTATGTGTTTTATTTTTTTCAAAACTCATTTTTGAAACTAACTCTGGATTATTGTATAACATACTTGCAATAAGAGTATCTGTTATTATTGATCTACCTGCTGTATTATTTTTTTGATTATAGCTATTATTTATACTATTATAATTTTCTGATACACTGCTACAACCAATCATTGTTAACATAACAAAAAACAAAATAACTTTTATTAAATTTTTTTCTAATTTTTTCATTTTTATTCTCCTCTTCTAATTAAAAAAAGCTATAATTAAAAAATATTTAAAATTATAGCTCTCAATTTTTAAAATTTTTCTTTTTTATTTTGATTTCTTATTATTTTAGTATAACCATCTTCTTTTACAATATCATATTTTATTTTAAAAATCAATATTTTTCTTGAACATTTGAAAAAAGTACTTGCATTTTTATGAAACATATGTTATATTATATCCGTTATTATTACGTGTGTATTTTTATATGGAGGAAAATAAATATGAATTTAAAACAAATTACCATAGCAAGCTTAATTTTAAGCTCAGTATCTTTCGGAGCTTCAATAGATTTAGTACAAAACTATTCAGCTGAATATGCTGGAAATCCAGCTCAACAAGGAGCTATAAATTATGGTTCAACTGTATATTTTAACCCAGCTGGACTTTCTCAATTAGAACAAGGAACATATTTTGTTGGTGGAGTTCAAGTAGCTTTTGGAAAACAATCAATGACAAATGGAAAAGAATATGACGCAGATTTATTTTCACCAATCCCTAACTTTGCAGTTTATAAAGTTGTAGATGATGGAGCTTATTTCTGGACTTTAGGTGCTTATGCTGGTGGAGCTTCTTTAGAATATGAAGATGGTATTCCTTTACCAACTATTGGAGAAGTTATGGAAGGTAAGTTGCCTCCTTTATCAAGTGTAGACCCCAACCTTCTACCTACATTAAAAAAATTATTATCTACAAATATGAATGACGTTTTAACAGGAACTAATGTAAAAGGTTCAAATCAATATGTTCAAACTACTATTGGTAGAACTTGGAAAGTAGATGAAAAATTATCTACATCTTTTGGAGTAAAAGCTGTTTATGGAATGAGAAACTTAAAAGCTAATACATCTTTTAAAGATGGACTATCTTTACCTATTGGTAATGGTATTCCTTTAGATGGAAGTGCTTCAATAGATTCTGAAAGAACTGGTTATGGATTTGGATTTCAATTAGGGCTTAACTATAAATTCTCAGACAAATTAAATCTTGGTTTAAGATATGATAGTAGAGTAAAAATGGATTTTAAAACAGATGCTGATATAAAAGATACAACTGGTATTGAAGCCTTACAAATGGATAAAATTATTTCCAATGGATTATTAGGAATATATCCAGCTTATGCTGATGGTATAAAAACAAGAAGAGATTTACCAGCAATATTAGCTCTTGGAGCTTCATATAAAGTAACTGACAAATGGACAACATTTATTGGTGGAAACTATTATTTTAATAAAGATGCAAAAATGGACAGAATAGGAAATGATCCTGGAAGATATGATTATGATAATGGTTGGGAAATATCTGTTGGTTCAGAATACTGGATCAATGATAAATTTGCTTGGCTAGCTGGAGCTAACTACGCTGACACTGGTGCAAAGAAAACTACTTATGCTGCAACTGAATATGCTATAAATTCATTTATCATTGGAACTGGTATCAAAT is a genomic window of Fusobacterium perfoetens containing:
- a CDS encoding sodium-dependent transporter, with amino-acid sequence MKEKREKFSNRLGFILSCVGAAVGLGNIWMFSWKLGTFGGGAFLIPYFIFMAFFAYIGLISEISFGRMIKKGVMGVSELMKEKNIPLANYLPLISIVSVSGIFTFYIIVFGWIIKYFFAYVTIDMNAVNYPEYFGAFVGTSSSIGWHILAGLISIGVISLGVVKGIEKLNKFIMPLMFIIFIGLMIKSLTLPGAMEGIKYLLTPKWEALANPQTWIMALGQSFFTVGLSGSALLVYGSYLGDDIDIPNSVFHTCILDTCAALLAGFVIIPAAFAFGHNPGAGPGLLFITVPAIFSQISGGKILAGIFFLSVIFAAVSSAINQLEVPVEAFMFKFNVSRKKASIIIGSILVLIGIPLDLNMDLFGKFADLMSVILIPLGALIILAFFFFAIDNKKIIAEIDKGASKKRGKYIIGFGKYLFVPGTAAVLILGLIFGSIG
- a CDS encoding tRNA (cytidine(34)-2'-O)-methyltransferase, which translates into the protein MNIVLFEPEIPYNTGNIGRSCVLTNSTLHLIKPLGFSLDEKNVRRAGLDYWHLVKIKEWDSYEDFLKGNPDGNFYYATTKCKNRYTDVKYKENDFIIFGPESRGLPKEILEANPDKCITIPMIEMGRSLNLSNSAAIILYEALRQTDFNFGE
- a CDS encoding dihydrofolate reductase, with amino-acid sequence MIGVIVALDKNYLIGKNNQIPWNVPEDLTLFKEKTTGNFIIMGRKTFESIGRPLPNRVNIVISNTMENDFDFHELTFEELLNKTVIFHSIEEGISFCKNFSEKDIFIIGGAKIYQEVISKNIFDKLCISHIEGNFKGDIYFPKINFEDYKNIFEKEYKDFIYREYTK
- a CDS encoding OmpP1/FadL family transporter; the encoded protein is MNLKQITIASLILSSVSFGASIDLVQNYSAEYAGNPAQQGAINYGSTVYFNPAGLSQLEQGTYFVGGVQVAFGKQSMTNGKEYDADLFSPIPNFAVYKVVDDGAYFWTLGAYAGGASLEYEDGIPLPTIGEVMEGKLPPLSSVDPNLLPTLKKLLSTNMNDVLTGTNVKGSNQYVQTTIGRTWKVDEKLSTSFGVKAVYGMRNLKANTSFKDGLSLPIGNGIPLDGSASIDSERTGYGFGFQLGLNYKFSDKLNLGLRYDSRVKMDFKTDADIKDTTGIEALQMDKIISNGLLGIYPAYADGIKTRRDLPAILALGASYKVTDKWTTFIGGNYYFNKDAKMDRIGNDPGRYDYDNGWEISVGSEYWINDKFAWLAGANYADTGAKKTTYAATEYAINSFIIGTGIKYRPDENTEWTVGYNHYFYDTTSFNGVEYEKKIASIGFNFVKKF